Proteins encoded in a region of the Ornithodoros turicata isolate Travis chromosome 3, ASM3712646v1, whole genome shotgun sequence genome:
- the LOC135386881 gene encoding uncharacterized protein LOC135386881: MRLYQDISFSVLGVLFDVHRTTAANICKECIDILAVVLRKAVFWPSRNAVKNCMTKYFAKYPNTRAVLDCTEIKIERPSDLQSRILTYSHYKQTYTAKVLVCETPGGLISYVSEAYGGRTSDTHIVKESKVLDKCERNDAVMVDKGFLIESLCNEKEIEMIRPPFLKGQNQLTQQEGRKNQSIAQARVHVERAIHRMKLFKILQNRIPLELFPYFDAIITITAGIANLSKPLFSADKFLDKSTTQENI, from the coding sequence ATGAGGCTGTATCAGGATATATCATTTTCTGTGCTTGGAGTACTATTCGATGTGCATCGCACAACAGCAGCCAATATATGCAAGGAGTGCATTGACATTCTGGCAGTAGTACTTCGAAAGGCTGTTTTTTGGCCTAGTAGGAATGCAGTCAAGAACTGCATGACAAAGTACTTTGCAAAGTATCCTAACACGCGAGCTGTACTGGACTGCACTGAAATCAAAATCGAAAGACCGTCTGATTTGCAATCACGGATTTTAACTTATAGCCATTACAAGCAGACATATACTGCAAAGGTTCTCGTTTGTGAAACCCCAGGAGGGCTCATCAGCTATGTAAGCGAAGCATATGGAGGGAGGACGTCAGACACTCATATTGTCAAAGAGAGTAAGGTCCTCGACAAGTGCGAGCGAAATGATGCTGTCATGGTTGACAAGGGGTTCCTGATTGAATCACTTTGCAACGAAAAAGAAATTGAAATGATACGGCCACCATTCTTGAAAGGTCAGAACCAGCTTACACAACAGGAGGGAAGGAAAAATCAATCAATTGCACAGGCTCGAGTACATGTCGAAAGGGCCATCCACAGGATGAAACTTTTCAAGATACTCCAGAATAGAATACCGCTGGAGCTCTTCCCATACTTTGATGCTATAATCACCATCACTGCAGGCATTGCAAACTTATCAAAGCCACTGTTCAGTGCAGACAAGTTTCTGGATAAGAGCACCACACAAGAAAACATCTAG